The sequence TGGAAACGCAGCCTGCGGGTTTGTTCAGCATGATATAGATCTTCTGCTGCTTGAGCCGCACAGGTTTATTCATATACTTGACTTGATCCTTGTCCGGATTGACAATGAATCCCATTTCGCGTACCGTAACGCCGTTGACCTCAACCCTGCCCGCCGCAATATACTCTTCAGCCTTACGCCGCGATGCAATGCCCGCTTCCGCCAAAAACTTCTGTAGTCTCATTTTATCTCCTTAAAAAAACAGCCTAGAGTATAAGGCTGTCCTCATCCGTTTCTTCCGTATCCTTTTCTTCCAACGCTTCGAAATCAATTTTAGGCAACTCATCCAGGGATGAAATACCAAAGTGCCTTAAAAATTCATCTGTTGTCGCCAGAAGCGCCGGACGCCCCAGGGTATCCTTGCGTCCGATCACTTTCACCAGTCCCTTTTCACTGAGCGTCGCCACTGCGTAATTGGAACGCACTCCCCTGATTTCGTCAATTTCCGCGCGTGTAACCGGCTGCTTGTATGCTATAATGCTCAGCGTCTCCATCACCGAAG comes from Christensenellaceae bacterium and encodes:
- the scpB gene encoding segregation and condensation protein B, with product MTKAEIKGAIFSSLFVSGDAVELCVFAQLFEMDTDELDIAVQEIIEDCKRREEGILLVRIGDKVQLCTNQKYGDMVKELLAPEERTSLSASVMETLSIIAYKQPVTRAEIDEIRGVRSNYAVATLSEKGLVKVIGRKDTLGRPALLATTDEFLRHFGISSLDELPKIDFEALEEKDTEETDEDSLIL